A single window of Actinoallomurus bryophytorum DNA harbors:
- a CDS encoding HD-GYP domain-containing protein has protein sequence MSATAGRQRPAWQSLDSGQLLLIAVAGMLVIASVTQVGAVGLKDSRTAIMFGALIAVGELLRMIMPGNREVAPIASAGSLGYALLLRVGNEPAAHSAFQVVTVTACGTLVGALPHIAVGRIPALDAMARRILSPALVAFIFRPLVTSSLRHHWPVLITVMALTVMLACAAEVVAAATIRAEAVRTRFGIALGDEIWAKVPLCAASGATGMLIAVSMFVMGPVALLVFTAPILVTQFAFRRFAGIRATYLQTVRALSQVTEVGGYVETGHSRRVSELAVAMGRELGMTEEALLELEYAALMHDIGQLSLRDPIPGGATVLASPNEQRRIAGLGAGVITKTGVLHEVAEIVRRQSEPYRAAEGSAPPLASRVIKVANAYDDLVGASSDRDRSAAVLERLRGDSAAEYDPTVVEALGHAVDRIR, from the coding sequence ATGAGCGCGACGGCAGGCCGGCAGCGGCCGGCGTGGCAGTCGCTCGACTCCGGTCAGCTCCTGCTGATCGCCGTGGCGGGAATGCTCGTCATCGCCTCCGTCACCCAGGTCGGCGCCGTTGGCCTGAAGGACTCGCGCACGGCCATCATGTTCGGCGCGCTGATCGCGGTCGGCGAGCTGCTCCGGATGATCATGCCCGGCAACCGCGAGGTGGCCCCGATCGCCAGCGCCGGCTCCCTGGGGTACGCACTCCTCCTGCGGGTGGGCAACGAACCGGCCGCGCACTCGGCCTTCCAGGTCGTGACCGTCACGGCCTGCGGCACGCTCGTCGGGGCGCTGCCGCACATCGCCGTCGGCCGGATCCCGGCGCTCGACGCGATGGCCCGCCGGATCCTCAGCCCGGCGCTCGTGGCGTTCATCTTCCGCCCGCTCGTCACCTCGTCGCTGCGGCATCACTGGCCCGTGCTCATCACCGTGATGGCGCTGACCGTGATGCTCGCCTGCGCGGCCGAGGTCGTGGCCGCCGCGACCATCCGCGCCGAGGCCGTACGCACCCGGTTCGGGATCGCCCTGGGCGACGAGATCTGGGCGAAGGTCCCGCTGTGCGCCGCCTCGGGAGCGACCGGCATGCTCATCGCGGTGAGCATGTTCGTGATGGGACCGGTGGCCCTGCTGGTGTTCACCGCGCCCATCCTCGTGACGCAGTTCGCGTTCCGGCGCTTCGCCGGCATCCGGGCCACCTACCTGCAGACCGTACGAGCCCTGTCCCAGGTCACCGAGGTCGGCGGATACGTCGAGACGGGCCACTCGAGGCGTGTCAGCGAGCTGGCCGTCGCGATGGGACGCGAGCTGGGCATGACCGAGGAGGCGCTGCTCGAGCTCGAGTACGCCGCGCTCATGCACGACATCGGCCAGCTCTCGCTGCGTGACCCGATCCCGGGCGGCGCGACCGTGCTGGCCTCACCCAACGAACAGCGCCGCATCGCCGGCCTCGGCGCCGGAGTGATCACCAAGACCGGTGTCCTCCACGAGGTCGCCGAGATCGTACGCCGCCAGTCCGAGCCCTACCGCGCGGCCGAGGGGTCGGCGCCACCGCTGGCCAGCCGCGTCATCAAAGTCGCCAACGCCTACGATGATCTCGTCGGGGCGTCATCGGACCGCGACCGGTCCGCCGCCGTGCTCGAACGCCTGCGGGGGGATTCGGCCGCGGAGTACGACCCGACCGTGGTCGAGGCTCTCGGCCACGCCGTCGACCGCATCCGCTGA
- a CDS encoding acetyl-CoA carboxylase biotin carboxylase subunit translates to MFESVLVANRGEIARRVIRTVRALGIKAIAVYSEADADLPYVAEADEAVLIGPAQPAKSYLDVDAVMEAARRTNARAIHPGYGFLAENAAFARRVNDDGLIWIGPPADAITAMGDKISARNLMEQAGVPVAAGTREPVPDADAAVAAGLGYPVMVKASGGGGGIGMSVAYDEAGLRKAFETARTRAERFFGNSDILLERFVERARHVEIQILGLADGTVVALGERDCSVQRRHQKVVEETPSTGVGPELRARMLAAAVRAGEAVGYRGAGTVECLVDPVAQEFVFLEMNTRLQVEHPVTELVTGIDLVEQQLLIAAGEPVTFTTAAPRGHAIEFRVYAEDPKRFLPSPGDITVWEEPSGDVIRVDSGYQAGNKVTPFYDPLLAKLCVYGADRAQALATARTAVEGFRIEGLKTNLPFFAELLANPEFVSGDYDTGLVERMRA, encoded by the coding sequence GTGTTCGAGTCGGTGTTGGTGGCCAATCGAGGCGAGATCGCCCGGCGGGTGATCCGAACCGTGCGTGCGCTCGGGATCAAGGCGATCGCGGTCTACTCCGAGGCCGACGCCGACCTCCCGTACGTCGCCGAGGCCGACGAGGCGGTGCTCATCGGCCCCGCACAGCCCGCGAAGAGCTATCTCGACGTCGACGCGGTGATGGAGGCCGCGAGGCGTACCAACGCCCGTGCCATCCACCCCGGCTACGGCTTCCTGGCCGAGAACGCCGCGTTCGCCCGCAGGGTCAACGACGACGGGCTGATCTGGATCGGCCCGCCGGCGGACGCGATCACCGCGATGGGCGACAAGATCAGCGCGCGCAACCTCATGGAGCAGGCGGGCGTCCCGGTCGCGGCCGGCACCCGCGAGCCGGTGCCCGACGCCGACGCCGCGGTCGCCGCCGGCCTCGGCTACCCGGTCATGGTCAAGGCGTCCGGCGGGGGCGGCGGCATCGGCATGAGCGTCGCCTACGACGAGGCCGGGCTGCGCAAGGCCTTCGAGACCGCGCGTACGCGAGCCGAGCGGTTCTTCGGAAACTCCGACATCCTGCTCGAACGCTTCGTCGAGCGCGCCCGCCATGTCGAGATCCAGATCCTCGGGCTCGCCGACGGCACGGTGGTGGCGCTCGGCGAGCGTGACTGCTCGGTGCAGCGCCGGCACCAGAAGGTCGTGGAGGAGACGCCGTCCACCGGGGTCGGGCCGGAACTGCGCGCCCGCATGCTCGCCGCGGCCGTACGCGCCGGTGAGGCGGTCGGCTACCGCGGCGCCGGCACCGTCGAGTGCCTGGTCGACCCGGTGGCACAGGAGTTCGTCTTCCTCGAGATGAACACCAGGCTCCAGGTCGAGCACCCGGTCACCGAGCTGGTGACCGGCATCGACCTGGTGGAGCAGCAGCTGCTCATCGCCGCGGGGGAGCCGGTGACGTTCACCACCGCCGCGCCGCGCGGGCACGCGATCGAGTTCCGTGTGTACGCCGAGGACCCCAAGCGGTTCCTGCCCAGCCCCGGCGACATCACGGTCTGGGAGGAGCCGTCCGGAGACGTCATCCGGGTCGACTCGGGCTACCAGGCGGGCAACAAGGTCACCCCGTTCTACGACCCGCTGCTGGCCAAGCTCTGCGTGTACGGCGCGGACCGCGCGCAGGCCCTCGCCACGGCGCGCACGGCGGTCGAGGGGTTCCGTATCGAAGGACTCAAGACCAACCTGCCATTCTTTGCGGAGCTGCTGGCGAACCCCGAGTTCGTCTCCGGTGACTACGACACGGGTCTCGTGGAGCGGATGCGCGCGTGA